A region of Nitrosomonas stercoris DNA encodes the following proteins:
- a CDS encoding DNA polymerase III subunit alpha — MPINPVFVHLRLHSEYSVVDSIVRIEEAVAKARDTSMPALALTDLTNLFGLIKFYQQACKAGVKPIAGCDVWISNDSEADKPFRLLLLCQSFAGYLLLSRLLSRAYRENMQRGRPELRKDWFREEDAGTVGLIALSGGEQGEVERLILTDPPTAITMAQEWAALFPERFYLEIQRYDRPDEETINRALLNLASEQKLPVVATHPVQFMQPEDFRAHEARVCIAQGYVLGDRRRPRNFTEQQYFKTAAEMAERFHDVPEALANSVEIARRCSLLLELGVNRLPNFPTPNGISIEQHLRDRVQTGLTTRMAQLFPEAAQRDEKWPIYQARLDFEVETIIQMGFAGYFLIVSDFISWAKQHNVPVGPGRGSGAGSLVAYALDITDLDPLRYDLLFERFLNPERVSMPDFDVDFCQDRREQVIEYVRARYGAESVAQIVTFGTMAAKAVVRDVGRVLDLPYGFVDQLAKLVPFELGMTLRKAREIEPLLNQRAEAEEDVRNLLELAERLEGLTRNVGMHAGGVLIAPGKITDFCPIYCADTGEAVVSQYDKDDVERVGLVKFDFLGLRTLTILDRAVADIRQQQSVAENEKNLDSQPTSEKDFSLHDISLEDAATFALMARGNTVGIFQFESRGMKDLLQKAKPDRFEDLIALVALYRPGPMDLIPDFIEYKHGKRIEYLDSRLQPILAPTYGIMIYQEQVMQIAQVIGGYSLGGADLLRRAMGKKKVEEMAQQRAVFVEGAIKNGMVEADAVTLFGLMEKFAGYGFNKSHAAAYALIAYQTAYLKTHFPAEFMAACMSLDMDDTDKVNIFYEDCKQNDIAVLPPDVNQSAYYFVPVGRTNIRYGLGAIKGTGEAAVAAILQARKQGEFTDLLDFCQRIDRRIVNRRTIEALIRAGAFDSVESNRAALMAALGVALEYAEHCSLAANQTNLFDDNSNLLQQTELMEVAAWPEKEKLQHEKAALGFYLSGHPYESYAKELNRFIRVRLGRAAPAREPQLIAGIIFAIRTQMSRRGKMAIVTLDDGQARAEVVVYSDVLSECAQFLKADQLLVVSAVVSQGYGDHTEKRIVAKEVFDYATARSLYAKKLKIVIDNSTVLPPAQLKELLTVYLPENSINSGMPAAVCPVSIDFRNEQAECEIDLSSRWRVHLHEELIESLVARLGQDSVEVLY, encoded by the coding sequence TTTGGATCAGCAATGATAGTGAGGCAGATAAGCCGTTTCGATTGCTGCTGTTATGTCAGTCATTTGCTGGTTATCTATTGTTGAGTCGCCTGCTATCACGCGCCTACCGAGAAAATATGCAGCGTGGCCGTCCGGAGCTGAGGAAAGATTGGTTTCGAGAGGAAGATGCTGGAACAGTTGGCCTGATCGCTTTGTCTGGTGGAGAGCAGGGGGAGGTGGAGCGATTGATACTGACAGATCCACCCACTGCAATAACAATGGCACAGGAATGGGCTGCTTTATTTCCTGAAAGGTTTTATCTGGAAATACAGCGTTATGATCGACCCGATGAAGAAACAATCAATCGCGCACTGTTAAATTTAGCTTCTGAACAAAAACTTCCAGTAGTTGCAACCCATCCGGTGCAATTTATGCAACCAGAGGATTTTCGGGCGCATGAAGCCCGCGTTTGTATCGCGCAAGGCTATGTGTTGGGAGATCGGCGTCGTCCGCGCAATTTTACAGAACAACAGTATTTCAAAACAGCGGCGGAAATGGCAGAACGCTTCCATGATGTACCAGAGGCGCTGGCCAATAGTGTAGAAATTGCCCGCCGTTGTTCATTATTACTGGAATTGGGTGTGAACCGCCTGCCTAATTTTCCAACACCGAACGGCATCAGTATCGAACAGCATTTACGTGATCGGGTGCAGACTGGATTAACAACCCGCATGGCGCAATTATTTCCGGAAGCAGCGCAGCGAGATGAAAAATGGCCAATTTACCAAGCACGCCTGGATTTTGAAGTGGAAACCATTATTCAGATGGGATTTGCTGGCTATTTTTTGATTGTGTCTGATTTTATCAGCTGGGCTAAGCAACATAATGTGCCGGTCGGCCCAGGGCGAGGTTCCGGCGCAGGCTCGTTGGTTGCTTATGCGCTGGATATTACTGATCTGGATCCGCTACGCTACGATTTACTATTTGAGCGTTTTTTGAATCCTGAACGAGTATCCATGCCAGATTTTGATGTCGATTTCTGTCAGGATCGACGCGAACAAGTAATCGAATATGTACGTGCTCGTTATGGCGCGGAAAGCGTGGCGCAAATTGTCACTTTTGGCACGATGGCAGCAAAAGCAGTTGTGCGAGATGTGGGGCGCGTGCTGGATTTGCCGTATGGTTTTGTTGATCAATTGGCAAAACTGGTGCCGTTTGAACTGGGTATGACTTTACGCAAAGCGCGTGAGATCGAGCCGCTGCTTAATCAGCGTGCAGAAGCGGAAGAGGATGTGCGTAATTTGCTGGAATTGGCTGAGCGCCTGGAAGGATTGACGCGTAACGTTGGCATGCATGCTGGTGGTGTATTGATTGCACCAGGCAAAATCACTGATTTTTGTCCAATTTACTGTGCAGATACCGGTGAGGCCGTGGTTAGTCAATACGACAAGGATGATGTGGAACGCGTCGGTCTAGTGAAATTTGACTTTCTTGGGCTGCGTACTTTGACCATTCTGGATCGAGCGGTAGCAGATATTCGTCAGCAACAATCAGTTGCTGAGAATGAAAAGAACTTGGATTCGCAGCCCACATCGGAAAAAGATTTTTCATTGCACGATATTTCCTTGGAGGATGCCGCTACTTTTGCCTTGATGGCCAGAGGTAATACGGTAGGAATATTTCAGTTTGAATCGCGCGGCATGAAAGATTTGTTGCAGAAAGCGAAACCAGATCGATTTGAAGATTTGATTGCGTTAGTGGCGCTTTATCGACCTGGACCGATGGATCTGATTCCTGATTTTATCGAATACAAACATGGCAAACGCATAGAGTACCTGGATTCTCGTCTGCAACCTATCCTTGCGCCTACCTACGGCATCATGATTTATCAAGAACAGGTTATGCAAATCGCGCAGGTAATTGGGGGGTATAGCCTGGGCGGAGCAGATTTACTGCGGCGTGCCATGGGCAAAAAGAAAGTCGAGGAAATGGCACAACAGCGCGCGGTTTTTGTTGAAGGTGCCATTAAAAATGGCATGGTAGAAGCAGATGCCGTGACATTATTTGGCTTGATGGAAAAATTTGCCGGCTATGGCTTTAATAAATCCCACGCTGCTGCCTATGCGCTGATTGCCTACCAAACCGCATATCTTAAAACACACTTTCCTGCTGAATTTATGGCCGCTTGTATGTCATTGGATATGGATGATACGGACAAGGTGAATATTTTCTACGAGGATTGCAAACAAAACGACATTGCTGTTTTACCGCCAGACGTCAATCAATCTGCCTATTATTTTGTGCCCGTTGGCCGCACCAACATTCGTTATGGGTTGGGCGCAATCAAAGGCACAGGTGAGGCTGCAGTCGCAGCAATTTTACAGGCGCGGAAACAAGGTGAGTTTACAGATTTGCTTGACTTTTGTCAGCGCATTGATCGGCGTATCGTTAATCGTCGCACTATTGAAGCATTGATTCGCGCAGGCGCATTTGACAGCGTGGAATCTAACCGTGCCGCTCTAATGGCAGCACTTGGGGTGGCACTTGAATATGCAGAGCATTGCAGCTTGGCCGCTAATCAGACTAATTTATTTGATGACAATAGCAATTTGTTGCAACAAACCGAACTGATGGAGGTTGCAGCATGGCCAGAGAAAGAAAAATTGCAGCATGAGAAGGCGGCACTGGGATTTTATTTAAGTGGCCATCCTTATGAAAGCTATGCCAAAGAATTAAATCGTTTTATTCGAGTAAGGCTAGGGCGTGCTGCGCCTGCGCGTGAACCACAATTGATTGCCGGTATCATTTTTGCGATTCGTACCCAAATGTCACGCCGTGGGAAAATGGCAATTGTGACATTGGATGATGGGCAAGCAAGAGCTGAAGTCGTAGTGTACAGCGATGTACTAAGCGAATGCGCACAATTTCTGAAGGCGGATCAACTGTTGGTTGTCAGTGCAGTGGTTAGTCAAGGATATGGGGATCACACTGAAAAGCGCATCGTGGCTAAAGAGGTGTTTGATTATGCAACAGCACGTTCTCTGTATGCCAAAAAATTAAAAATTGTGATTGATAATTCCACTGTGCTTCCCCCCGCACAACTGAAAGAATTATTGACAGTTTATTTGCCAGAAAATAGTATCAACAGCGGTATGCCAGCAGCTGTTTGTCCGGTGTCAATTGATTTTCGCAATGAACAGGCCGAATGTGAAATTGATTTGAGTAGTCGTTGGCGAGTGCATTTGCATGAAGAACTCATTGAATCGCTAGTGGCGCGTCTCGGTCAGGATAGTGTAGAAGTATTGTATTAA